From Actinoplanes oblitus, a single genomic window includes:
- a CDS encoding response regulator: protein MTAYPHDPEASRSAPPPVGRPAPRVLVVDDQELIRAGFRLILTARGIDVVGEAADGAEAVEAERRLRPDVVLMDIRMPAMDGLEAARRILARSPHCRVLMLTTFDLDRYVYSALAIGASGFLLKDVTADHLAAAVRLVGTGDALLAPSITRRLVQRFAGGQPAVHRDLSPLTPREMEVLTLLGRGLSNTELAGELTLSEATVKTHVARIFAKLDLRDRAQAVVLAYETGLVTPGS from the coding sequence ATGACGGCGTACCCCCATGATCCGGAAGCCTCCCGCAGCGCGCCGCCGCCCGTCGGCCGGCCCGCCCCGCGCGTGCTCGTCGTCGACGACCAGGAACTGATCCGGGCCGGGTTCCGGCTGATCCTGACCGCGCGGGGCATCGACGTGGTGGGTGAGGCGGCCGACGGCGCCGAGGCGGTCGAGGCGGAGCGGCGGCTGCGGCCGGACGTGGTGCTGATGGACATCCGGATGCCGGCCATGGACGGGCTGGAGGCGGCCCGGCGGATCCTGGCGCGCAGCCCACACTGCCGGGTGCTCATGCTCACCACCTTCGACCTGGACCGCTACGTCTACTCGGCGCTCGCCATCGGGGCCAGCGGCTTCCTGCTCAAGGACGTGACCGCCGACCACCTCGCCGCGGCGGTCCGGCTGGTCGGCACGGGCGACGCGCTGCTCGCGCCGTCGATCACCCGGCGGCTGGTGCAGCGGTTCGCCGGCGGCCAGCCGGCCGTGCACCGGGACCTGTCGCCGCTCACCCCGCGTGAGATGGAGGTGCTCACCCTGCTCGGGCGTGGTCTGTCGAACACCGAGCTGGCCGGCGAGCTGACGCTCAGCGAGGCGACGGTCAAGACGCACGTGGCCCGGATCTTCGCCAAGCTGGATCTGCGCGACCGCGCGCAGGCGGTGGTCCTCGCCTACGAGACCGGGCTGGTCACGCCCGGCTCCTGA
- a CDS encoding CsbD family protein gives MSFTDKAKNKAEELAGKAKQGIGEATDNERLYAEGEAQEAAAHTKQAGEHVKDAGRDVRDAFS, from the coding sequence ATGAGCTTCACCGACAAGGCCAAGAACAAGGCCGAGGAGCTGGCCGGCAAGGCCAAGCAGGGCATCGGCGAGGCGACCGACAACGAGCGCCTCTACGCCGAGGGCGAGGCCCAGGAGGCCGCCGCGCACACCAAGCAGGCGGGCGAGCACGTCAAGGACGCCGGTCGCGACGTCCGCGACGCCTTCAGCTAG
- a CDS encoding KamA family radical SAM protein produces the protein MAELSAGQPYEYQRRELVEPDWTRFPGWRDVTAAQWQSAQWQRVNCVKNAKQLRAVLGDLVDESFYADLEEDQQRLATMSMLIPPQMLNTMVPDRVPDTASFYADPVRNYMLPVASDRRLDWPSHPNASRDSLHEHDMWVAEGLTHRYPTKVLAELLSTCPQYCGHCTRMDLVGNSTPTVPKLKLIQKPVDRYAAHLDYLKTHPGVRDVVVSGGDVANVPWKQLEAYLMGLLSVPTVRDIRLATKALMGLPQHWLQDDVVEGMHRVAVTAQRRGVNLAVHTHVNHVNSLTPTVARAAQTLLEIGVRDVRNQGVLMRGVNASTADLLDLCFGLQGEAGILPYYFYMCDMIPNAEHWRVPVWHAQQLQHDLMGYLPGYATPRIVCDVPFVGKRWVHMVADYDREHGISYWTKNYRTSIEKDDSEALSKLYAYYDPIDTLPESGQDWWRKQETA, from the coding sequence GTGGCCGAGCTTTCCGCCGGACAGCCTTACGAGTACCAGCGGCGCGAGCTGGTGGAGCCGGATTGGACCCGCTTCCCCGGGTGGCGTGACGTCACCGCCGCGCAGTGGCAGTCCGCCCAGTGGCAGCGGGTCAACTGTGTGAAGAACGCGAAGCAGCTGCGGGCGGTGCTCGGCGACCTGGTCGACGAGTCGTTCTACGCCGACCTGGAGGAGGACCAGCAGCGCCTGGCCACCATGTCGATGCTGATCCCGCCGCAGATGCTCAACACCATGGTGCCGGACCGGGTGCCGGACACCGCGTCGTTCTACGCCGACCCGGTGCGCAACTACATGCTGCCGGTGGCCAGCGACCGGCGCCTGGACTGGCCGTCGCACCCGAACGCCAGCCGCGACTCGCTGCACGAGCACGACATGTGGGTGGCCGAGGGCCTCACCCACCGCTATCCGACGAAGGTGCTGGCCGAGCTGCTGTCCACGTGCCCGCAGTACTGCGGGCACTGCACCCGGATGGACCTGGTCGGCAACAGCACCCCCACGGTGCCGAAACTCAAGCTGATCCAGAAACCGGTGGACCGCTACGCCGCCCACCTCGACTACCTGAAGACCCACCCCGGCGTACGGGACGTGGTGGTCTCCGGCGGCGACGTGGCCAACGTGCCGTGGAAGCAGCTCGAGGCGTACCTCATGGGTCTGCTCTCGGTGCCGACCGTGCGCGACATCCGGCTGGCCACCAAGGCGCTGATGGGCCTGCCGCAGCACTGGCTGCAGGACGACGTGGTGGAGGGGATGCACCGGGTCGCGGTGACCGCCCAGCGGCGCGGGGTCAACCTGGCCGTGCACACCCACGTCAACCACGTGAACTCGCTGACCCCGACGGTGGCCCGGGCCGCGCAGACGCTGCTCGAGATCGGCGTGCGCGACGTGCGCAACCAGGGCGTGCTGATGCGCGGGGTGAACGCGAGCACCGCCGACCTGCTGGACCTGTGCTTCGGGCTGCAGGGCGAGGCGGGGATCCTGCCGTACTACTTCTACATGTGCGACATGATCCCGAACGCGGAGCACTGGCGGGTGCCGGTCTGGCACGCCCAGCAGCTGCAGCACGACCTGATGGGCTACCTGCCGGGTTACGCGACGCCGCGGATCGTCTGCGACGTGCCGTTCGTCGGCAAGCGCTGGGTGCACATGGTCGCCGACTACGACCGGGAGCACGGCATCTCGTACTGGACGAAGAACTACCGGACGTCGATCGAGAAGGACGACAGCGAGGCGTTGTCGAAGCTCTACGCCTACTACGACCCGATCGACACGCTTCCGGAGTCCGGCCAGGACTGGTGGCGCAAGCAAGAGACCGCGTGA
- a CDS encoding arylamine N-acetyltransferase family protein, with translation MDVHAYLNRLGLGDHAGHPPSVPALHALHTAHAERVPYEVLEIWLDRPTTIDPLDSARRIVAGRGGYCFHLNGAFSALLRALGYQVTRHVGGVQGTAGDPAGANANHLVLTVTGLPAPASPDGAWLVDLGMGDGLHGPLPLVAGDYEQGGFHYRLRPSEAEPGGWRFDHDPRGSFLGMDFRAEPATMAAFAERHEHLSTSPESGFVRVATAARRDATGVDIMRTLILTRVGAQPSRTELTTRADYFAAMADIFGITFADVSRAGRDALWSRLSTAHEQWLTRRAASGDPQPAATPPATV, from the coding sequence GTGGATGTTCACGCCTACCTGAACCGGCTCGGGCTCGGTGACCACGCCGGGCACCCGCCAAGCGTGCCCGCTCTGCACGCGTTGCACACCGCACACGCCGAGCGGGTGCCCTACGAAGTCCTGGAGATCTGGCTGGACCGGCCCACCACCATCGACCCGCTCGACTCCGCGCGCCGGATCGTGGCCGGGCGAGGCGGCTACTGCTTCCACCTCAACGGGGCGTTCTCGGCGCTGCTGCGGGCGCTCGGCTACCAGGTCACCCGGCACGTCGGCGGCGTACAGGGCACCGCCGGCGACCCGGCCGGGGCGAACGCCAACCACCTGGTGCTGACCGTCACCGGCCTGCCCGCGCCGGCCTCCCCGGACGGCGCCTGGCTCGTCGACCTGGGCATGGGCGACGGGTTGCACGGCCCGCTGCCACTGGTGGCCGGCGACTACGAGCAGGGCGGCTTCCACTACCGGCTGCGGCCGTCCGAGGCCGAGCCCGGCGGGTGGCGCTTCGACCACGATCCGCGCGGCTCGTTCCTCGGCATGGACTTCCGCGCCGAGCCGGCCACGATGGCCGCCTTCGCCGAACGGCACGAGCACCTGTCGACGTCACCGGAGTCCGGGTTCGTGCGCGTCGCCACCGCCGCCCGCCGCGACGCGACAGGCGTCGACATCATGCGCACCCTGATCCTGACCCGAGTCGGCGCCCAGCCGAGCCGCACCGAGCTGACCACCCGCGCCGACTACTTCGCCGCGATGGCCGACATCTTCGGCATCACCTTCGCCGACGTGAGCCGGGCGGGTCGCGACGCCCTGTGGTCCCGCCTCAGCACCGCACACGAGCAGTGGCTGACCCGCCGGGCGGCCAGCGGTGATCCGCAGCCGGCCGCCACTCCGCCGGCCACGGTCTGA
- a CDS encoding acyl-CoA dehydrogenase family protein has product MTVDRLLPTPEAHDLLDLTRELATRELAGKVDDYEARGEFPREVLRTLGRSGLLGLPYPEADGGAGQPYEIYLQVLEILAGTWLGIAEAVSVHTLSCFPVAGFGSERQRKALPDMLGGELLGAYCLSEPHGGSDAANLATRAVPDGDDWLVNGTKAWITHGGYADFYNLFVRTGGPGPKGISCLLADATTPGLLPQARERLMGLHSSAPAQIVLEDARVPHDRLVGREGEGFAIAMQALDAGRLGIAACAVGLAQAAIDYATAYAREREQFGQPIGRFQGVGFMLADMATQVSAARALLLSAARLKDAGRPFSIEAAKAKLFATDAAMRVTTDAVQVLGGYGYSADHPVERWFREAKVLQIVEGTNQIQRMVIARSLTG; this is encoded by the coding sequence GTGACAGTGGATCGACTGCTTCCCACCCCTGAGGCACACGACCTGCTCGACCTGACGCGTGAGCTCGCCACCCGAGAGCTGGCCGGCAAGGTCGACGACTACGAGGCGCGCGGCGAGTTCCCCCGGGAGGTGCTGCGCACGCTCGGGCGCTCCGGGCTGCTCGGCCTGCCCTATCCGGAGGCGGACGGCGGTGCCGGGCAGCCGTATGAAATCTATCTCCAGGTCCTGGAGATCCTCGCCGGAACGTGGCTCGGCATCGCCGAGGCGGTCAGCGTGCACACGCTGTCCTGCTTCCCGGTGGCCGGTTTCGGCAGCGAGCGACAGCGCAAGGCGCTGCCCGACATGCTCGGCGGCGAGCTGCTCGGCGCCTACTGCCTGTCCGAGCCGCACGGGGGCTCGGATGCGGCGAACCTGGCCACCCGCGCCGTGCCGGACGGCGACGACTGGCTGGTCAACGGGACCAAGGCGTGGATCACCCACGGTGGGTACGCGGACTTCTACAACCTCTTCGTGCGCACCGGCGGCCCGGGTCCGAAGGGGATCTCCTGCCTGCTCGCCGACGCGACCACGCCGGGTCTGTTGCCGCAGGCCCGGGAGCGTCTGATGGGTCTGCACTCGTCGGCGCCGGCGCAGATCGTGCTGGAGGACGCCCGGGTCCCGCACGATCGCCTGGTCGGCCGGGAGGGCGAGGGGTTCGCCATCGCCATGCAGGCGCTGGACGCCGGTCGGCTCGGCATCGCGGCGTGCGCGGTCGGGCTGGCCCAGGCCGCCATCGACTACGCGACGGCGTACGCGCGGGAGCGCGAGCAGTTCGGTCAGCCGATCGGCCGGTTCCAGGGCGTCGGGTTCATGCTCGCCGACATGGCCACCCAGGTCTCGGCGGCGCGGGCGTTGCTGCTGTCGGCGGCCCGGTTGAAGGACGCCGGCCGGCCGTTCTCGATCGAGGCGGCGAAAGCGAAGCTGTTCGCCACCGACGCCGCCATGCGGGTCACCACCGACGCCGTGCAGGTCCTGGGCGGGTACGGATACAGCGCCGATCACCCGGTCGAACGCTGGTTCCGGGAGGCCAAGGTGCTGCAGATCGTGGAGGGCACCAACCAGATCCAGCGCATGGTGATCGCCCGGTCGCTGACCGGCTGA
- a CDS encoding sensor histidine kinase, with amino-acid sequence MGERGWLLEREREAAARAAVGEERARIARELHDIVSHNVSVMIVQTAAAREVLTAMPDTAATALTEVEKAGRTTMTELRHLLGLLAPDAAGADDDADLAPQPTLSALGPLVDRIAFAGLPVEVRVSGEPRPLPSGIDVTAYRVVQEALTNALKHGAGGKAEVTIRYAERALRVEVLTTGPSVLTGDAVPRGGGAEDSGAGRGLLGLRQRVAVYGGQLDARRRLGGGFRVRARIPVAGA; translated from the coding sequence ATGGGCGAGCGCGGCTGGCTGCTGGAGCGGGAGCGGGAGGCCGCCGCCCGGGCCGCCGTCGGCGAGGAGCGCGCCCGGATCGCCCGGGAGCTGCACGACATCGTCTCGCACAACGTGAGCGTGATGATCGTCCAGACCGCCGCCGCGCGCGAGGTGCTGACCGCCATGCCGGACACCGCGGCCACCGCCCTGACCGAGGTGGAGAAGGCCGGACGGACCACCATGACCGAGCTGCGTCACCTGCTCGGCCTGCTCGCGCCGGACGCCGCCGGAGCCGACGACGACGCCGATCTGGCCCCGCAGCCCACGCTGAGCGCGCTCGGTCCGCTGGTCGACCGGATCGCGTTCGCCGGGTTGCCGGTCGAGGTGCGGGTCTCCGGCGAGCCCCGGCCGCTGCCGTCCGGCATCGACGTCACCGCCTACCGTGTCGTGCAGGAGGCGCTGACCAACGCGCTGAAACACGGCGCCGGCGGCAAGGCCGAGGTGACCATCCGCTACGCCGAGCGAGCGCTGCGGGTGGAGGTGCTGACCACCGGGCCCAGCGTGCTCACCGGGGATGCCGTGCCGCGAGGCGGCGGCGCGGAGGACTCCGGCGCCGGTCGCGGTCTGCTCGGCTTGCGACAGCGAGTTGCGGTGTACGGCGGTCAGCTCGACGCCCGGCGCCGGCTCGGTGGGGGCTTCCGGGTGCGGGCACGGATCCCGGTGGCGGGGGCATGA
- a CDS encoding Lrp/AsnC family transcriptional regulator, whose amino-acid sequence MEEIDRAIVSALTADGRLSYTDLAERVGLSVSAVHQRVRRLEQRGVISGYTAKVSYEALGLPLTAFVAIRPFDPSQPDDAPERLAHLTEIDSCYSVAGEDFYMLLVRVKSPADLERLLQDIRTAANVTTRTTVVLSTPYENRPPRIAPPAPAE is encoded by the coding sequence GTGGAAGAGATCGACCGGGCGATCGTGTCCGCCCTGACCGCGGACGGCCGTCTGTCGTACACCGACCTGGCCGAGCGGGTGGGGCTCAGCGTCTCCGCCGTGCACCAGCGGGTGCGGCGGCTGGAGCAGCGTGGGGTGATCTCGGGGTACACGGCGAAGGTCTCCTACGAGGCGCTCGGCCTGCCGTTGACGGCGTTCGTGGCGATCCGCCCCTTCGATCCGTCGCAGCCGGATGACGCGCCGGAGCGCCTGGCGCACCTCACGGAGATCGACTCCTGCTACTCGGTGGCGGGGGAGGACTTCTACATGCTGCTGGTGCGGGTGAAGAGTCCGGCGGATCTGGAGCGGTTGCTGCAGGACATCCGTACGGCGGCGAACGTGACCACCCGCACGACGGTGGTGCTCTCCACGCCGTACGAAAATCGGCCTCCTCGCATCGCACCGCCCGCACCCGCCGAATGA
- a CDS encoding alpha/beta hydrolase produces the protein MRRRTLLAAGAVVASASAAGAWAYRSGEAAVTPLGVPSVPPGPERCELRYSKARGVTVDFYTAVPAGHGDGAGLPVCLVLHGGSKRPADFAGIGLGRFLTDAVNRGAAPFVLAGATGDRLAWQPSGRDDPQRMLHEELPAWCAARGFDTGRLAAWGWSMGGYGSLLLAETFPRFVRAVAAFSPAVSPGDPVFRDVARLTGTPVGLWCGKADPLLPNVRALRRSLPAAPEAGSFGPGKHNFEYWSTAIPAAFRFVAARLSAG, from the coding sequence ATGCGACGACGAACCCTGCTGGCCGCCGGAGCGGTGGTGGCCTCGGCGTCCGCCGCCGGCGCATGGGCCTACCGGTCCGGTGAGGCGGCCGTCACGCCGCTCGGCGTCCCGTCCGTGCCGCCCGGACCGGAACGCTGCGAGCTGCGATATTCGAAGGCCCGCGGGGTGACGGTCGACTTCTACACGGCGGTTCCGGCCGGGCACGGGGACGGCGCCGGGCTACCGGTCTGCCTGGTGCTGCACGGCGGGTCGAAACGGCCGGCCGACTTCGCCGGGATCGGGCTGGGCCGGTTCCTGACCGACGCCGTCAACCGGGGAGCGGCGCCGTTCGTGCTGGCCGGGGCGACCGGGGACCGGCTGGCCTGGCAGCCGAGCGGGCGCGACGACCCGCAGCGGATGCTGCACGAGGAGCTGCCGGCGTGGTGCGCGGCGCGTGGCTTCGACACCGGCCGGCTGGCGGCGTGGGGCTGGTCGATGGGCGGTTACGGGTCGTTGCTGCTGGCCGAGACGTTTCCGCGGTTCGTGCGCGCGGTCGCCGCGTTCTCCCCGGCGGTGTCGCCCGGCGATCCGGTGTTCCGGGACGTGGCGCGGCTGACCGGGACGCCGGTCGGCCTGTGGTGCGGGAAGGCGGATCCGCTGCTGCCGAACGTCCGGGCGCTGCGCCGGTCGTTGCCGGCCGCCCCGGAGGCCGGCAGCTTCGGGCCGGGCAAACACAATTTCGAGTACTGGAGCACCGCCATTCCGGCGGCGTTCCGTTTCGTGGCGGCGCGGTTGTCCGCGGGATAG
- a CDS encoding aminoglycoside phosphotransferase family protein, giving the protein MVTVPEAFARWRAHVDGDEGRAWVASLPARVERLAGQWDLRLDDAAPLHGAQALVLLVTRDDRPLVLKLSAPRDPTTATEAAGLRAWAGRGVVELVAAEPGALLLERLDHTRSLHDLPILQAAEVAGGLIRTLAVAAPAGLPQAGSGIAATLGDRQRRLGDPVPDRFLARAFRYAAELPGVGENVLIHADLHYGNVLAGTRRPWLAIDPRPLRGTPEYAVPELMWNRADEVADLPGLLSALVEAGGLDAELARGWVIVRCVDYWLWGVERGLTIDPVRCERVLAALLPG; this is encoded by the coding sequence ATGGTCACGGTGCCGGAGGCGTTCGCGCGGTGGCGGGCGCACGTCGACGGCGACGAGGGCCGGGCCTGGGTCGCGTCGCTGCCGGCCCGCGTCGAGCGCTTGGCCGGGCAGTGGGATCTCCGGCTCGACGACGCGGCGCCGCTGCACGGTGCTCAGGCGCTGGTGCTGCTGGTCACGCGCGATGACCGGCCGCTGGTGCTCAAGCTGAGCGCGCCGCGGGACCCGACCACCGCGACGGAGGCAGCCGGGTTGCGCGCCTGGGCCGGGCGCGGCGTGGTCGAGCTGGTGGCCGCCGAGCCGGGCGCGCTGCTGCTGGAACGGCTGGACCACACGCGCAGCCTGCATGACCTGCCGATCCTGCAGGCAGCCGAGGTGGCCGGCGGGTTGATCCGGACCCTGGCCGTCGCCGCGCCGGCCGGTCTGCCGCAGGCCGGTTCGGGCATCGCGGCGACGCTGGGGGATCGGCAGCGAAGGCTGGGCGATCCGGTTCCGGACCGCTTTCTCGCCAGAGCTTTCCGGTACGCGGCGGAGCTGCCCGGAGTCGGCGAGAACGTCCTGATCCACGCGGACCTGCATTACGGCAACGTGCTCGCCGGTACCCGGCGGCCGTGGCTGGCCATCGACCCGCGTCCGTTGCGCGGGACGCCGGAGTACGCGGTTCCGGAGCTGATGTGGAACCGGGCCGACGAGGTCGCCGATCTCCCCGGCCTGCTGTCGGCGCTGGTCGAGGCGGGTGGGCTGGACGCCGAGCTGGCGCGCGGGTGGGTGATCGTGCGGTGTGTCGACTACTGGCTCTGGGGAGTCGAGCGGGGGCTGACCATCGACCCGGTGCGGTGTGAGCGGGTGCTGGCCGCGCTGCTGCCGGGGTGA
- a CDS encoding maleylpyruvate isomerase N-terminal domain-containing protein translates to MKASDVASALDELRRALGPHTAGDWTVRAGDLDWSCRDTAVHIAHDLLAYAAQLAGATDDGYLPLDLTVRESAGPAEILRVVAAAGTLLATQLRAAEPTDRAWHWGPTDPSGFAALGVNEILLHTYDIARGLRIGWRPPAAACAAVLARLFPDHPAGDPVQALLWCTGRIALPDLPRRTSWTLRAAVE, encoded by the coding sequence ATGAAAGCGAGCGACGTCGCATCGGCGCTGGACGAGCTCCGGCGCGCACTCGGCCCGCACACCGCCGGCGACTGGACGGTCCGGGCCGGTGACCTGGACTGGAGCTGCCGCGACACCGCCGTGCACATCGCCCACGATCTGCTGGCTTACGCGGCCCAGCTGGCCGGCGCGACTGACGACGGCTATCTCCCGCTCGACCTGACCGTCCGCGAGTCGGCCGGCCCGGCGGAGATCCTGCGGGTCGTCGCGGCCGCCGGAACCCTGCTCGCCACCCAGCTGCGGGCGGCCGAGCCGACCGACCGGGCGTGGCACTGGGGGCCGACCGACCCGTCCGGGTTCGCCGCGCTCGGCGTCAACGAGATCCTGCTGCACACCTATGACATCGCCCGGGGCCTGCGGATCGGGTGGCGGCCACCGGCGGCCGCCTGCGCCGCGGTCCTGGCCCGCCTCTTCCCGGACCATCCGGCCGGCGACCCGGTCCAGGCGCTGCTCTGGTGCACCGGCCGGATCGCCCTTCCCGATCTGCCGCGCCGCACCTCGTGGACCTTGCGGGCCGCCGTGGAGTGA
- a CDS encoding ABC transporter ATP-binding protein, which yields MTNETVVRLDGVRKEYGETAALDGVSLEIRPGEAVAVMGPSGCGKSTLLNMIAGLDRPTTGTVLVHGERLDTMNETGLALFRRHHLGMIFQFFNLLDDLPALDNVALAAQLTGSKAGPARKRALELLDELGIADRRDVYPAALSGGERQRVAVARALMNRPALLLADEPTGALDSHAGEQVMDLLLDLNQIGQTLLIVTHDERLAHRCASRLVEMRDGRIAHEAALERA from the coding sequence ATGACGAACGAGACGGTGGTGCGCCTCGATGGGGTGCGCAAGGAGTATGGGGAGACCGCCGCCCTCGACGGGGTGTCCCTGGAGATCCGCCCCGGCGAGGCGGTGGCCGTGATGGGCCCGTCCGGCTGCGGCAAGTCCACCCTGCTCAACATGATCGCCGGGCTGGACCGGCCGACCACCGGCACGGTCCTGGTGCACGGCGAGCGCCTCGACACGATGAACGAGACCGGGCTGGCCCTGTTCCGCCGGCACCACCTCGGGATGATCTTCCAGTTCTTCAACCTGCTGGACGACCTGCCCGCGCTGGACAACGTGGCCCTGGCCGCCCAGCTGACCGGCAGCAAGGCCGGCCCGGCCCGCAAACGTGCCCTGGAGCTCCTCGACGAGCTGGGCATCGCCGACCGGCGCGACGTCTATCCGGCAGCGCTCAGCGGTGGCGAGCGGCAGCGGGTGGCGGTGGCCCGCGCGCTGATGAACCGGCCGGCCCTGCTGCTGGCCGACGAGCCGACCGGCGCCCTCGACTCGCACGCCGGCGAGCAGGTGATGGACCTGCTGCTGGATCTGAACCAGATCGGTCAGACGCTGCTGATCGTGACGCACGACGAGCGGCTGGCGCACCGCTGTGCGAGCCGGCTGGTGGAGATGCGGGACGGGCGGATCGCCCACGAGGCCGCGCTGGAG
- a CDS encoding putative quinol monooxygenase: protein MIIIAGELRVAAEERDRYLLGVAEVARLARGAPGCHDFAQTPDPIEPDRILVYERWSSDEDLLTFRNAGGPALDLPPLLSADVSKYRISAVEAP from the coding sequence GTGATCATCATCGCTGGGGAGCTGCGGGTCGCCGCCGAGGAGCGCGACCGCTATCTGCTCGGGGTCGCCGAGGTCGCGCGGCTCGCCCGTGGTGCCCCGGGCTGCCACGATTTCGCCCAGACACCCGACCCGATCGAACCGGACCGCATCCTGGTCTACGAGCGCTGGTCCTCCGACGAGGACCTGCTCACCTTCCGCAACGCCGGCGGCCCGGCCCTCGACCTGCCCCCACTCCTGTCGGCTGATGTCAGCAAATATCGGATTTCCGCAGTCGAAGCCCCTTGA
- a CDS encoding hemerythrin domain-containing protein, whose amino-acid sequence MASPTSDRITALSNQLAEAHQELRRRLAALRAGRLGPDDLRTHCLAFCTALTTHHRGEDTGLFAALLRERPDLAPTIDNLIEDHGLITGILTRIASLAGANPAEAGDPATIQRELDGLTAIMESHFRYEERALATALDAGVPDTGWSTPVLRLRPPR is encoded by the coding sequence GTGGCCTCCCCCACCAGCGACCGGATCACGGCGCTCAGCAACCAACTCGCCGAAGCACACCAGGAACTGCGGCGGCGCCTGGCCGCCCTCCGGGCCGGCCGGCTCGGCCCGGACGACCTGCGCACCCACTGCCTGGCCTTCTGCACCGCCCTGACCACCCACCACCGGGGCGAGGACACCGGCCTTTTCGCCGCGCTGCTCCGGGAACGCCCCGACCTGGCCCCCACGATCGACAACCTGATCGAGGACCACGGCCTGATCACCGGCATCCTGACCCGCATCGCGTCGCTGGCCGGCGCGAACCCGGCCGAAGCCGGCGACCCCGCCACGATCCAGCGGGAACTCGACGGCCTCACCGCCATCATGGAGTCGCACTTCCGCTACGAGGAACGGGCCCTGGCCACCGCCCTGGACGCCGGGGTCCCCGACACCGGCTGGTCCACCCCGGTCCTGCGCCTGCGCCCACCCCGGTAA
- a CDS encoding class I SAM-dependent methyltransferase — MYRDAIPPHASQAAPFPASAAHSALPAAAPTSPSAAAASASPSPSAASGSGDRAAAAASFGVAAGAYERGRPPYPEAALDFLLPAGRPRVLDLGAGTGKLTRQIRARGLDVTAVDPSEGMLAELRRAVPGVPAHLGTAERLPLPDASVDVVLVAQAWHWVDPARALPEIARVLTPGGRLGLIWNLRDERTDWVHRLGTIIGREDRARDTAMGPPFGPVTSTRIGWTHSLRPGELLDLVASRSGVILLPADERAAVLAQVRQLTATHPALLGSDSYALPYLTQCAYAELAG, encoded by the coding sequence GTGTATCGTGACGCGATTCCGCCCCATGCTTCCCAGGCCGCCCCTTTCCCGGCCTCTGCCGCGCATTCCGCCCTGCCCGCCGCGGCTCCCACCTCGCCCTCCGCCGCCGCGGCCTCCGCCTCGCCCTCGCCCTCCGCGGCCTCCGGTTCGGGCGATCGGGCCGCTGCCGCCGCCTCCTTCGGGGTGGCCGCCGGTGCCTACGAGCGGGGCCGGCCTCCCTACCCCGAAGCCGCCCTCGACTTCCTGCTGCCCGCCGGGCGGCCGCGGGTCCTCGACCTGGGCGCCGGGACCGGCAAGCTGACCAGGCAGATCAGGGCACGCGGCCTGGACGTGACGGCTGTCGACCCGTCCGAGGGGATGCTCGCGGAGCTGCGCCGGGCCGTCCCCGGAGTGCCGGCCCACCTGGGCACCGCCGAGCGGCTGCCGCTGCCCGACGCCAGCGTGGACGTGGTGCTGGTCGCACAGGCATGGCACTGGGTCGACCCGGCCCGCGCCCTGCCGGAGATCGCCCGGGTGCTGACCCCCGGTGGCCGGCTCGGCCTGATCTGGAACCTGCGCGACGAACGCACCGACTGGGTACACCGGCTCGGCACCATCATCGGCCGCGAGGACCGCGCCCGGGACACCGCGATGGGTCCGCCGTTCGGCCCGGTCACCAGCACCCGGATCGGCTGGACACACTCCCTGCGCCCCGGCGAACTGCTCGACCTGGTCGCCTCCCGCAGCGGCGTCATCCTGCTCCCGGCCGACGAACGCGCCGCCGTCCTCGCTCAGGTCCGTCAGCTCACCGCCACCCATCCCGCCCTGCTCGGCAGCGACTCCTACGCCCTGCCGTACCTGACCCAATGCGCCTACGCGGAGCTGGCCGGCTGA